A stretch of Aeromicrobium tamlense DNA encodes these proteins:
- a CDS encoding LuxR C-terminal-related transcriptional regulator — translation MTVLSVLVVDDHAMFRTGVRAELERLGSGRVEVVGEAEDVDTAVAAISDLRPDVVLLDVHLPGGGGPEVIRRAGASTTFLALSVSDAAEDVIGVIRAGARGYVTKNISAPELLDAIDRVAGGDAVFSPRLAGFVLDAFAGTIAVAQVDEDLDRLTEREREVMRLIARGYAYKEVAKELFISVKTVETHVSSVLRKLQLSSRHELTRWANDRRLI, via the coding sequence ATGACCGTCCTGTCCGTGCTGGTCGTCGACGACCACGCGATGTTCCGCACCGGCGTCCGTGCCGAGCTCGAACGGCTCGGCAGCGGGCGCGTCGAGGTCGTCGGCGAGGCCGAGGACGTCGACACCGCCGTCGCCGCGATCTCGGACCTGCGTCCCGACGTCGTGCTGCTCGACGTGCACCTGCCGGGCGGCGGCGGCCCCGAGGTCATCCGGCGCGCGGGCGCGTCCACCACGTTCCTGGCGCTGTCGGTCAGCGACGCCGCCGAGGACGTCATCGGCGTGATCCGCGCCGGTGCGCGGGGCTACGTCACCAAGAACATCTCGGCGCCCGAGCTGCTCGACGCGATCGACCGCGTCGCCGGCGGCGACGCCGTGTTCAGCCCGCGCCTGGCCGGGTTCGTCCTCGACGCGTTCGCCGGCACGATCGCCGTCGCGCAGGTCGACGAGGACCTCGACCGCCTCACCGAGCGCGAGCGCGAGGTCATGCGGCTCATCGCGCGCGGCTACGCGTACAAGGAGGTCGCGAAGGAGCTGTTCATCTCCGTCAAGACCGTCGAGACCCACGTCTCGAGCGTGCTGCGCAAGCTCCAGCTCTCCAGCCGCCACGAGCTGACCCGCTGGGCCAACGACCGCCGCCTCATCTGA
- a CDS encoding excalibur calcium-binding domain-containing protein codes for MRKILIAVMMTSSLVLASAPAESAPKFKNCKALNKKYPHGVGMPGAKDKTSGKPVTNFKRSKALYQANKGKDRDKDRIACEKR; via the coding sequence GTGCGCAAGATCCTGATCGCCGTCATGATGACGAGCTCCCTCGTGCTGGCATCCGCGCCGGCCGAGTCGGCCCCGAAGTTCAAGAACTGCAAGGCCCTCAACAAGAAGTACCCGCACGGCGTGGGCATGCCCGGCGCGAAGGACAAGACCTCGGGCAAGCCGGTCACCAACTTCAAGCGCAGCAAGGCGCTCTACCAGGCCAACAAGGGCAAGGACCGCGACAAGGACAGGATCGCCTGCGAGA